Below is a window of Moraxella nasibovis DNA.
GCTTATGATGAGCTTGATGAGGTGATAGAGCGTGCCAATGCCACCACCTTTGGACTGGCAGGCGGCGTGGTGACAAAAGATCTAAGCACCGCTCATCGTGTGGTGCATCGCTTGGAGGCGGGCATCTGCTGGATCAACACATGGGGCGAGTCGGACGCCAAAATGCCTGTGGGCGGCTATAAGCAGTCAGGCATTGGTCGTGAAAACGGCATCAGCACGCTAGAACACTACACCCAGATCAAGTCGGTGCAGGTGGAGATGGGACAGTTTGCTTCGGTGTTTAGCGAGTAATAGCAGTAAATATAGTAAATTCTATTCAAAACCAAACAAAGGTTTTTTCGTTCGTGGTGAGCTTGTCGAACCATGACGGAAAACCGTTCCGCCCGAAGACACAGCTCAGGCGAACGGTTTTTGTATAATTTTGACATGAATTGAGTATAAAAATAAGGACACAACATGACACAAGCTTATGATTATATTATTATCGGTGCAGGCTCAGCGGGGAATGTGCTTGCCACTCGCCTGACCGAAGACCCTGATGTCTCGGTGCTGCTTTTGGAGGCGGGCGGACCTGATTATCGTCTGGATTTTCGCACGCAAATGCCAGCGGCGCTCGCCTATCCTTTGCAAGGCCGCCGTTATAACTGGGCATATCTGACCGACCCTGAGCCGCACATGAATAACCGCCGTATGGAGTGCGGTCGTGGCAAGGGCTTGGGTGGTTCATCGCTCATCAACGGTATGTGCTATATCCGTGGCAATGCGATGGACTTGGACGGCTGGGCGAAACTTCCTGGCTTGGAAAATTGGAGCTATGCCGACTGCTTGCCGTATTATAAAAAGTCCGAAACCCGTGATGTCGGCGAAAACGACTATCACGGCGGCTCAGGTCCTGTGAGCGTCACCACATCGCAGCGTGGGCAGGACATTGGCAACAATGTGCTGTTTAATGCGATGGTCGAGGCAGGCGTGCAGGCAGGCTATCCACGCACCGATGATTTGAATGGCTATCAGCAAGAGGGCTTTGGTCCGATGGATCGTACCGTCACGCCAAATGGTCGCCGCTCATCCACCGCGCGTGGCTATCTGGACATGGCAAAATCTCGCCCAAATCTCACCATCAAGACCCATGCCGTCACCGACAAAGTGCTGTTTTCGGGCAAAAAAGCCATTGGTGTGCAATATTTGCAAGGCTCTGACACAAATCCTACGGTAGTTCATGCAAACCGTGAAGTCATCGTCTCAGCAGGGGCGATCGCATCGCCGCAGATTTTGCAGCGCTCGGGCGTGGGGTCGAAGGCTTTGCTTGATGAATTTAACATCCCCGTGGTGCACGACCTACCGGGTGTGGGTGAAAACTTGCAAGATCATTTGGAGATGTATTTGCAATATGAATGCAAAAAGCCTGTCTCGCTCTATCCTGCCCTAAAATGGTACAATCAGCCTGCGATCGGTGCCCAGTGGCTGTTTTTGGGGAAGGGCATCGGCGCGAGCAACCAGTTTGAGGCTGGTGGCTTTATCCGTACTCGCCCTGAGTTTGAATGGCCAAATATCCAGTATCACTTCCTGCCTGTGGCGATCAATTATAACGGCACCAACGCCGTGGAGGAGCATGGCTTTCAGGCGCATGTCGGCTCGATGCGTTCGCCGTCTCGTGGTCGCATTCGCCTAAAATCCCTAAATCCGCACGACCACCCAAGCATTTTGTTCAATTATATGTCGCACGAACAAGACTGGCAGGAGTTTCGTGATGGCATTCGCATCACTCGTGAGATCATGCACCAGCCAGCGCTCGACCCGTATCGTGGGCGAGAGATCAGCCCAGGCAAGATCGCCCAAACCGATGCTGAGCTGGATGAATTTGTGCGCAATCACGCCGAGACCGCCTACCACCCATCGTGCAGCTGTAAGATGGGCTATGACGACATGGCGGTGGTCGATAGCGAGGGGCGTGTGCATGGCGTTCAAGGACTGCGTGTCGTGGATGCGTCGATTATGCCGCTCATCATCACAGGCAACCTAAACGCCACCACGATCATGATCGGCGAGAAAATCGCTGACGCCATTAAAGGACAAAAACTGCCAAAATCAAACGCTCCGTACTACAAAGCCGACCCAAGCGTGCTGCGAAATCCGCCAGTGCGTGCGTTTGATGAAGGGATGTTATTGTAGTCGTGTGCGTGGGTGGGCAATTCATATCAAGCAAGCCCAAAAGCGGCACGGTTTGTGGGCGCTAATTGCAATTAGCCCCTACGATTAAAATCCAAATGTCATGTGATTTGTAGGGGCGAAACATTTTTCGCCCTGTGGACGGTTGGTAATGTTTTTAAAAACTGCCGAGCGATTGTGGGGGTGTGTTTTTAAGGGCGAATGTTAAGGGCGAATGTTATTCGCCCCTACGGTCAAACCCTACATGCAAGTCCGTTTGTAGGGGCTAATTGCAATTAGCCCCTACGGGTAAAACCCTAAATTTCATGCGATAGGTAGGGGTGAAACATTTTTCGCCCTTTCTTTTTGCCTGCCAATTTGTAAATATATTTATTAAAAATTCTAATAATTTTAATAATTGTACTGATAAAAATGCTGACGAATGAATGATTGATACAAAATTATCATAAATGTTAAATAATTGTTGCACTCGGGTTGAAATTCTTTTATGATTGAATCATGCGATTCTTTCAGATTGCACACAGCCATAGTAGATTTGGCTGTTTTCATTTGCATAAAAAGAGGACTTTTATGAAACATCTACCAAAATTTGCCGTCATGGCACTATCAGCATCACTATTGGCAGCTTGTGGCGGCGACAAGCCAGCAGCCACGCAAGGTACGGACGCTGGCGCACAACAGCCTGCCGCAGCCACGACCCAAGGCACCCTTGATAAAATCAAACAGTCAGGCACGATTGTACTGGCTCATCGTGATTCATCCATTCCGTTTTCTTACATCGCTGACAATCCAAACCAGCCAGTCGGCTACGCACACGACTTGCAGCTAAAAGTCGTCGAGGCGCTCAAACAGCAGCTGAACATGCCTGAGCTGAAAGTGCGTTATAATCTGGTCACTTCCCAAACTCGCATTCCGCTCATCCAAAACGGTACAGTGGACCTTGAATGTGGCTCCACCACCAACAACACCGAGCGTCAGCAGCAGGTTGATTTCTCGGTCGGTTTCTTTGAGATCGGCACTCGTCTATTGACCGCCACGGACTCAGGCATCAATGACTTTGCCGACCTAAACGGCAAGACGCTTGTCACCACCGCAGGCACGACATCAGAGCGCTACATCAAGCAGTACAATGACGAGAAAAAAGCAGGCATTAACATCGTCTCTGCCAAAGACCATGGCGAGAGTTTCTTGATGTTAGAAAGCGGTCGTGCTGACGCTTTCATGATGGATGATGTCTTGTTGGCAGGTGAGCGTGCCAAGTCAAAAGACCCAGCCAAGTGGCACATCGTCGGCACACCGCAGTCTTTTGAAATCTATGGCTGTATGGTGCGTAAGGGCGATGCCGACTTTAAGAAAGTCGTCGATGACACCCTAAAAGCGACCTACGCCTCAGGCGAGATCAACGGCATCTATGACAAGTGGTTCACGCAGCCAATCCCGCCAAAAAATGTCAATATGGACTTCGCCATGTCTGACAACTTGAAAAAGCTATTGGCAAGTCCGCATGACCAAGCCGACCCACAATAACTTTGATAAGTAATCAAAGGCATTTTTGCA
It encodes the following:
- the betA gene encoding choline dehydrogenase, whose protein sequence is MTQAYDYIIIGAGSAGNVLATRLTEDPDVSVLLLEAGGPDYRLDFRTQMPAALAYPLQGRRYNWAYLTDPEPHMNNRRMECGRGKGLGGSSLINGMCYIRGNAMDLDGWAKLPGLENWSYADCLPYYKKSETRDVGENDYHGGSGPVSVTTSQRGQDIGNNVLFNAMVEAGVQAGYPRTDDLNGYQQEGFGPMDRTVTPNGRRSSTARGYLDMAKSRPNLTIKTHAVTDKVLFSGKKAIGVQYLQGSDTNPTVVHANREVIVSAGAIASPQILQRSGVGSKALLDEFNIPVVHDLPGVGENLQDHLEMYLQYECKKPVSLYPALKWYNQPAIGAQWLFLGKGIGASNQFEAGGFIRTRPEFEWPNIQYHFLPVAINYNGTNAVEEHGFQAHVGSMRSPSRGRIRLKSLNPHDHPSILFNYMSHEQDWQEFRDGIRITREIMHQPALDPYRGREISPGKIAQTDAELDEFVRNHAETAYHPSCSCKMGYDDMAVVDSEGRVHGVQGLRVVDASIMPLIITGNLNATTIMIGEKIADAIKGQKLPKSNAPYYKADPSVLRNPPVRAFDEGMLL
- a CDS encoding glutamate/aspartate ABC transporter substrate-binding protein; this encodes MKHLPKFAVMALSASLLAACGGDKPAATQGTDAGAQQPAAATTQGTLDKIKQSGTIVLAHRDSSIPFSYIADNPNQPVGYAHDLQLKVVEALKQQLNMPELKVRYNLVTSQTRIPLIQNGTVDLECGSTTNNTERQQQVDFSVGFFEIGTRLLTATDSGINDFADLNGKTLVTTAGTTSERYIKQYNDEKKAGINIVSAKDHGESFLMLESGRADAFMMDDVLLAGERAKSKDPAKWHIVGTPQSFEIYGCMVRKGDADFKKVVDDTLKATYASGEINGIYDKWFTQPIPPKNVNMDFAMSDNLKKLLASPHDQADPQ